The following coding sequences lie in one Cercospora beticola chromosome 9, complete sequence genomic window:
- a CDS encoding uncharacterized protein (antiSMASH:Cluster_2) codes for MLLTQPPASGVEYGWKFQVPKQGCVRTDDDHYVESSPLMKYGVVENKAGVTMGELLDRIQVLEEETQGRFEYSLDSKTVVVGVIDLTANEKLGLRSSTGKNGHIPADELDIDSL; via the coding sequence ATGTTGCTCACACAACCTCCGGCATCTGGAGTAGAATATGGTTGGAAATTCCAGGTGCCAAAGCAAGGCTGTGTACGCACTGATGACGATCATTATGTCGAGTCTTCTCCATTAATGAAGTACGGTGTAGTGGAGAACAAGGCAGGAGTGACTATGGGAGAACTTCTGGACAGGATCCAGgttctcgaagaagagacTCAAGGACGCTTTGAGTACTCACTCGACAGTAAAACTGTAGTCGTCGGTGTTATAGACTTGACAGCGAATGAGAAACTTGGGTTGCGGAGCAGTACAGGCAAGAATGGTCATATTCCTGCCGATGAGCTTGACATTGATTCATTGTGA
- a CDS encoding uncharacterized protein (antiSMASH:Cluster_2), whose amino-acid sequence MFLSRLGLLAAMLTAHASTVSAASSTSTSSGAPTSPTGPLHRIDEIFDIAHSSHLVYRENVCDRWFTPRPGNRAEGELVTQWGRIWLMNEEAIDRLEQAETAVSLMRAFLGNDIRETNNKAVDEAIEEVLHQSYGTYINVQRKMSKPENIKPAIVCGAPEWLWYVDLDDIAIDENGVLRRGSDGRYITLRQYERSRGNSGMGDYWWFWAGWTRIGYNSGYVRIPKHQFLPKPDGSAPFPTFRTSNSPIMKRSGSGVTRVTESEDLCGGKTGQRSYTVGAQQIPGRPEWNRQVAITILCPSSFTQFPTDLREGPFPPRLPEGAHLSQYGINALSLYRKIVRGLYPTWTLRLVRRAARNRPLRNPNFPARRSAWETSPRHLVNDCLSAMYLSLYDVAAPALEKAEHHLAFLSPENYMWFALAAYYEAELRCDFSNGVKRPKGSPMQDVDLRNDIVP is encoded by the exons ATGTTTCTCTCGCGCTTGGGCTTGTTGGCCGCGATGCTGACAGCTCACGCTTCCACAGTCTCAGCAGCTAGCAGCACATCGACCAGTAGTGGCGCCCCGACATCGCCTACCGGGCCGCTTCACAGGATTGACGAAATCTTTGACATTGCGCATAGCTCACATCTGGTGTACCGAGAGAACGTCTGCGACCGATGGTTCACCCCGCGCCCTGGCAATCGTGCTGAAGGCGAGCTTGTCACACAGTGGGGCAGGATCTGGTTGATGAACGAGGAAGCCATTGATCGTCTGGAGCAGGCTGAGACAGCAGTCTCACTCATGCGTGCCTTCCTGGGCAATGACATAAGGGAAACGAACAACAAGGCAGTAGACGAGGCAATTGAAGAAGTGTTGCATCAATCTTACG GAACATACATAAATGTCCAGCGGAAGATGTCAAAACCAGAGAACATCAAACCTGCTATTGTGTGCGGCGCGCCCGAGTGGCTCTGGTATGTCGACCTCGACGACATCGCTATCGATGAGAACGGAGTTCTTCGAAGAGGCTCCGACGGCCGATACATAACTTTGCGCCAATATGAGAGAAGCAGAGGCAACAGTGGCATGG GAGATTACTGGTGGTTCTGGGCAGGTTGGACTCGGATCGGCTACAACTCTGGATACGTGCGCATCCCAAAGCACCAGTTCCTACCGAAGCCCGATGGCTCAGCACCTTTTCCGACCTTCCGCACTTCAAACTCACCGATCATGAAGCGCTCCGGATCTGGAGTCACACGCGTAACCGAGTCCGAAGACCTCTGTGGCGGGAAGACTGGACAGAGATCGTACACCGTGGGCGCTCAGCAGATCCCTGGCAGACCAGAATGGAACCGACAAGTTGCGATCACGATTCTCTGCCCGTCAAGCTTCACTCAATTTCCCACAGATCTCCGTGAAGGGCCATTCCCGCCAAGACTGCCCGAGGGAGCTCATCTATCGCAGTATGGTATCAATGCGCTGTCACTGTATCGCAAAATTGTACGAGGTCTCTATCCCACCTGGACGCTACGATTAGTGCGTCGAGCAGCGAGAAACCGGCCCCTGCGCAATCCAAA CTTTCCGGCACGCAGAAGCGCCTGGGAAACATCGCCTAGACATCTCGTCAACGACTGCCTGTCTGCGATGTATCTATCCCTCTATGATGTGGCAGCGCCAGCCCTGGAGAAAGCCGAGCATCATTTGGCGTTTCTAAGCCCAGAGAACTATATGTGGTTCGCGCTGGCAGCTTATTATGAGGCGGAGTTGAGATGTGACTTTTCGAATGGAGTCAAGAGACCAAAAGGTAGTCCCATGCAAGATGTGGATTTGCGAAACGACATAGTTCCATGA
- a CDS encoding uncharacterized protein (antiSMASH:Cluster_2) encodes MTVRLSIQLVLAQAVKGGRCSEDARGHVHRLLKEAAIVRCKCCPLGAVTYQVPINDLRSHDYDEIESDKWTVYYDHNATPTAEEADSLDVNEAHVSLRGVKLVSPLFDLSAENSSEILPNRAHDIDMNTEIGAVLQLLQDSQKTISDGSDGKAPSSFLYASPNCRMTVSIDSTDSFAAHTYDRVELFMNCCERQYDVLTACPSLTNVMDIFSVEALSSDGEESVEDGDDTEEEFGRHPFDSAIDFAQLPSTLDSAQVTAWIDVVVNTVGRCEEAVASYFDWQLSPDGDFSAPEFSSMLMLRHLGCKETTVDHFQSRLAARPIELDEAVASAMNAIFNDNPLGTLALHVVKTTAADTDPDTVRYRIKMKLLSGGYGMHPREYTRKALVAVGAEGVQDHEEFA; translated from the coding sequence ATGACAGTACGCCTATCGATCCAGCTCGTCTTGGCGCAGGCCGTCAAAGGAGGGAGATGCAGCGAAGATGCACGAGGCCATGTTCACCGTCTGCTCAAAGAAGCCGCAATCGTACGCTGCAAGTGTTGCCCATTAGGTGCCGTGACATATCAAGTTCCCATCAACGATCTCCGCAGCCACGACTATGACGAAATCGAGTCTGACAAGTGGACCGTCTACTATGATCACAATGCCACTccaacagcagaagaagcagattcTCTCGACGTCAATGAAGCTCATGTTTCTCTTCGCGGAGTCAAACTTGTCAGTCCTCTGTTTGATCTGAGCGCGGAGAACTCGAGCGAAATTCTTCCAAATCGTGCCCACGACATTGACATGAATACCGAGATTGGAGCTGTACTCCAGCTTTTGCAGGATTCCCAAAAGACCATCTCTGACGGCAGCGATGGCAAGGCGCCGTCTTCTTTCCTATACGCTTCGCCGAATTGTCGCATGACTGTTTCGATCGATTCTACTGACTCGTTTGCAGCGCACACGTACGATCGAGTTGAGCTGTTCATGAATTGCTGTGAGCGGCAGTACGATGTCTTGACTGCCTGCCCAAGTCTGACGAACGTTATGGACATCTTTTCTGTCGAGGCACTCTCGTCCGACGGAGAAGAGAGcgttgaagatggcgatgacaCCGAAGAAGAGTTTGGTCGCCATCCTTTTGACTCGGCCATCGACTTTGCGCAGCTGCCTTCTACACTCGACTCCGCTCAGGTCACAGCATGGATCGATGTCGTTGTCAACACCGTAGGTCGTTGCGAGGAGGCTGTCGCGTCCTACTTTGACTGGCAACTCAGCCCTGACGGCGACTTCAGCGCACCAGAGTTCTCTTCAATGCTCATGCTTCGCCATCTCGGGTGCAAGGAAACCACCGTTGACCACTTCCAGTCTCGTCTAGCCGCTCGGCCTATTGAGCTGGATGAAGCCGTAGCTTCGGCGATGAATGCGATCTTCAACGACAACCCTCTTGGAACTCTTGCTCTGCATGTGGTCAAGACCACTGCAGCTGACACAGATCCAGACACCGTCCGCTATCGAATCAAGATGAAGCTGCTCAGTGGAGGGTACGGTATGCATCCACGAGAGTATACAAGAAAGGCTCTGGTGGCGGTTGGCGCAGAAGGAGTACAAGACCATGAGGAATTCGCATGA